The following coding sequences are from one Rhipicephalus microplus isolate Deutch F79 chromosome 3, USDA_Rmic, whole genome shotgun sequence window:
- the LOC142802796 gene encoding phospholipid-transporting ATPase ABCA3-like: MVIILFTDRDANNGPPYTVSPFDLCELCVGVNLLVLLIEGVAMFVVVSVLDSGTLFVIRNVLAERRVRSVNEVLDTDVEHEAREAPRLAAAPGLGNRALVLCDIWRFPVLSRAPQLRAVNLCLAEGECFGLLGARRSGKTLLLEVLGALAVRTSGDAYSQKCVLSSSPRKWQSQIGYCPASGGLLSSLAVTDQLTLFARLRGVPREHQETCISGLIGACNLNDKRFDCPRDFGISDKRKLSLAIALIGAPSLVFLDEPLKGVDTGTSQRLFDLLRYVRSRAKATTIIYASVSMQQLEFTCDRLAIMVDGQLQCVGTIEHLRDKFGQGMVMKIQLAASEIDRNIEVQPVMTALFPDSRLIYYHQVRTVLYCTWAQRAWL, from the exons ATGGTAATCATATTATTCACAGACCGCGATGCGAACAATGGGCCCCCGTACACGGTGAGCCCGTTCGACCTGTGCGAGCTGTGCGTCGGCGTCAACCTGCTCGTGCTGCTGATCGAGGGAGTCGCCATGTTTGTGGTCGTCTCCGTCCTCGACTCCGGAACCCTGTTCGTCATCCGGAACGTCTTGGCAGAAAGG CGCGTGCGCTCAGTGAACGAGGTGCTGGACACGGACGTGGAGCACGAGGCAAGGGAGGCACCGAGGCTCGCCGCCGCGCCGGGTCTCGGTAACCGCGCCCTGGTGCTGTGCGACATCTGGCGCTTCCCGGTGCTGAGCCGCGCGCCTCAGCTCAGAGCCGTCAACCTGTGCCTGGCGGAAGGCGAGTGCTTCGGCCTGCTCGGTGCGCGCCGGTCCGGCAAGACGCTGCTGCTCGAAGTGCTCGGCGCGCTCGCCGTGCGCACGTCGGGCGACGCATACAGCCAGAAGTGCGTGCTGTCGTCGTCTCCGAGGAAG TGGCAGTCGCAGATCGGCTACTGTCCGGCGTCGGGCGGCCTGCTTTCCAGTCTGGCGGTGACTGACCAGCTGACGCTGTTTGCGCGACTGCGAGGCGTTCCGCGGGAGCACCAGGAGACATGCATCAGCGGCTTGATCGGCGCCTGCAACCTGAACGACAAGAGGTTCGACTGTCCCAGGGACTTCGG CATATCGGACAAGCGCAAGCTGTCGTTGGCCATCGCGCTGATCGGGGCACCCAGCCTCGTCTTCCTGGACGAACCGCTCAAAGGCGTCGACACCGGCACCAGCCAGAGGCTATTCGATTTGCTCAGATACGTGCGCAGCAGGGCGAAGGCCACCACGATCATCTACGCCTCAGTCAG CATGCAACAGCTGGAGTTCACTTGCGACCGACTGGCCATCATGGTGGACGGTCAGCTGCAGTGCGTCGGCACCATCGAACACTTGCGCGACAAGTTCGGTCAGGGCATGGTCATGAAGATTCAGCTGGCCGCCTCCGAGATTGATCGCAACATCGAGGTGCAGCCGGTCATGACGGCCCTGTTCCCCGACAGCCGCCTGATATACTACCACCAGGTACGCACAGTTCTGTATTGCACTTGGGCGCAGCGTGCGTGGTTATAA